A stretch of the Aegilops tauschii subsp. strangulata cultivar AL8/78 chromosome 4, Aet v6.0, whole genome shotgun sequence genome encodes the following:
- the LOC109779468 gene encoding probable xyloglucan galactosyltransferase GT19, whose product MHPIGAPFLRSIEREREPNMHRMAGDLLITRANLLLLLLLLPVILPSTAVHGVPLPDPCAGRRIHVRRLPARFNTDLLRHCDGAFPLADHPLATPACASLANHGLGPRTHNRSRSWYRTDARLLEPFFHRRLLDRDCLTDDPARADAVFLPYYASLDALPFLLDPAMLNFSAAHGVALAQFLATDRPRVLARRHGHDHFLVLAGPAWDYAQPADTDPRLWGTTSLLRRPEFDNFTFLTLESRAWPWQEHAVPHPTSFHPSSLPRLRAWIARARRSRRTALMLYAGTVSRPSRPNIRSFILAECANRTDTCTVVDCHGGSCALDPVRSMRPMLKAKFCLEPPGDTPTRRSTFDAVVAGCVPVFFEDASARTQYGWHLPPERYEEFSVTIPKDAVMLGGVQIMETLAAVPEEEVARMRERLLELAPRVMYRRHGSAAERMREASMDAVDIAVEGALRRIRGRVRALEDDQPEAMYAMDDDNQEI is encoded by the coding sequence ATGCACCCGATCGGCGCGCCCTTCTTACGCTCGATCGAGCGCGAGAGAGAACCCAACATGCATCGCATGGCGGGCGATCTCCTGATAACTAGGGCAAACctgcttctcctcctcctcctcctcccggtGATCCTCCCCTCCACCGCCGTCCACGGCGTGCCGTTGCCGGACCCATGCGCCGGCCGCCGCATCCACGTGCGGCGCCTCCCGGCGCGCTTCAACACGGACCTCCTCCGCCACTGCGACGGCGCCTTCCCGCTGGCCGACCACCCCTTAGCCACGCCCGCCTGCGCCTCGCTCGCCAACCACGGCCTCGGGCCGCGCACCCACAACCGCTCCCGCTCATGGTACCGCACCGACGCGCGCCTCCTCGAGCCCTTCTTCCACCGCCGCCTCCTCGACCGGGACTGCCTCACCGACGACCCCGCCCGCGCCGACGCCGTCTTCCTCCCCTACTACGCCTCCCTCGACGCGCTCCCCTTCCTCCTCGACCCCGCCATGCTCAACTTCTCCGCCGCGCACGGCGTCGCCCTCGCCCAGTTCCTCGCGACCGACCGCCCGCGGGTCCTCGCCCGGCGCCACGGCCACGACCACTTCCTCGTCCTCGCCGGCCCGGCCTGGGACTACGCGCAGCCGGCCGACACCGACCCCAGGCTCTGGGGCACCACCTCACTGCTCCGCCGCCCCGAGTTCGACAACTTTACCTTCCTCACGCTCGAGTCCCGCGCGTGGCCGTGGCAGGAGCACGCCGTGCCGCACCCGACGTCCTTCCACCCATCATCGCTCCCGCGGCTCCGCGCGTggatcgcccgcgcgcgccgctcGCGCCGCACGGCGCTGATGCTCTACGCCGGCACCGTGTCCAGGCCGTCCCGCCCCAACATCCGGAGCTTCATCCTCGCCGAGTGCGCGAACCGCACCGACACATGCACCGTCGTCGACTGCCATGGCGGGTCCTGCGCGCTCGACCCGGTGCGCTCCATGCGGCCCATGCTGAAGGCCAAGTTCTGCCTGGAGCCGCCGGGGGACACGCCGACGCGTCGTTCGACGTTCGACGCGGTGGTGGCCGGGTGCGTGCCGGTCTTCTTCGAGGACGCGTCGGCGAGGACGCAGTACGGGTGGCACCTGCCGCCGGAGAGGTACGAGGAGTTCTCGGTGACCATACCCAAGGATGCGGTGATGCTGGGGGGCGTGCAGATCATGGAGACCCTGGCGGCggtgccggaggaggaggtggcccggATGCGGGAGCGGCTGCTGGAGCTGGCGCCGAGGGTGATGTACCGGCGGCACGGGAGCGCGGCGGAGAGGATGAGGGAGGCGAGCATGGACGCGGTGGACATTGCCGTGGAGGGCGCGCTGCGGAGGATACGTGGGCGGGTGCGCGCTCTGGAGGATGACCAGCCGGAGGCCATGTACGCGATGGACGACGACAACCAAGAGATCTAG
- the LOC109779467 gene encoding serine carboxypeptidase 1-like: MGTITVGFHLLFLIPTIALHAHASSQEAHLTKFLSSKRSRSNISNKIGDPTSFHGGSFLGIASSPRKDGYPGSDHIALKAADKISALPGQPEGVDFDQYGGYVTVDGHNGRALFYYFVESPGNPVTKPLLLWLNGGPGCSSLGFGAMRELGPFRVNRDNQTLTRNNHAWNNVANVVFLESPAGVGFSYSNTSSDYDKMGDPLIAQDTYAFLVNWLDRFPEYKARALYIAGESYAGHYVPQLAATILAHNNNNNNNTGVILNLKGIFIGNPLLDDAKEERGHHEYLWNHGVISDEVWAEIAGHCNFSDDSVYGDRCYKAITRSQYESEDIDIYNIYAPTCITDNNGSYYSSSQVWMSITKTIYIYIYIYINPRPLQTCMLLVGTETNKMIFSGDLDSRCPITSTRHAIRDLNLSVAEPWRPWTAGHEIGGYVQQYKGGFTFATVRGAGHTVPTFQPERALILLQSFLKGILPPYEKAK, from the exons ATGGGGACTATTACTGTTGGATTCCATCTTTTATTTCTCATTCCCACAATTGCATTGCACGCCCATGCCTCATCTCAGGAGGCGCATCTCACAAAGTTCCTCTCGTCTAAAAGATCCAGAAGCAACATCAGCAACAAAATTGGTGATCCTACTAGTTTCCATGGTGGATCATTTCTCGGAATCGCCAGCAGCCCCCGAAAAGATGGGTACCCGGGCTCCGACCACATCGCTCTGAAGGCGGCCGACAAGATCTCGGCGCTGCCAGGGCAGCCGGAGGGCGTCGACTTCGACCAGTACGGCGGGTACGTGACTGTCGACGGCCATAATGGTCGTGCACTCTTCTACTACTTCGTGGAATCTCCCGGCAACCCGGTGACGAAGCCACTCCTCCTGTGGCTCAACGGAG GGCCTGGGTGCTCGTCGTTGGGCTTCGGAGCGATGCGAGAATTGGGCCCTTTCCGGGTGAACAGAGACAACCAAACCCTCACTAGGAACAACCATGCCTGGAACAATG TGGCAAACGTCGTTTTTCTGGAATCACCCGCTGGCGTGGGATTCTCCTACTCCAACACATCTTCTGATTACGACAAGATGGGGGATCCACTGATAGCCCAAGACACCTATGCCTTCCTCGTCAACTGGCTCGACAGGTTTCCTGAGTACAAGGCACGCGCCCTCTACATCGCTGGGGAGAGCTACGCCGGTCACTATGTGCCCCAGCTCGCCGCCACCATCTTAgcccacaacaacaacaacaacaacaacacggGTGTCATACTAAATCTCAAGGGCATCTTCATCGGAAACCCGCTTCTGGACGACGCGAAGGAGGAGagag ggCACCACGAGTACCTATGGAACCACGGGGTGATCTCCGACGAGGTATGGGCCGAAATCGCCGGCCACTGCAACTTCAGCGACGACTCCGTCTATGGCGATAGGTGCTACAAAGCTATTACTAGATCCCAGTATGAGAGTGAGGACATCGACATCTACAACATATACGCTCCCACCTGCATCACCGACAACAACGGCTCCTACTACTCCAGCAGCCAAGTATGGATGAGTATAACAaagactatatatatatatatatatatatatat TAATCCACGTCCACTGCAAACATGTATGCTTCTTGTTGGTACTGAAACTAACAAAATGATTTTCAGTGGGGATTTGGACTCAAGGTGCCCGATCACCAGCACGAGGCACGCCATCCGCGACCTCAACCTCTCCGTCGCCGAGCCGTGGCGTCCATGGACGGCCGGCCATGAGATAGGGGGCTATGTTCAACAGTACAAGGGAGGGTTCACGTTCGCTACCGTGAGAGGAGCAGGGCACACGGTCCCGACCTTCCAACCCGAGAGAGCGCTCATACTGCTCCAGTCCTTTCTCAAAGGGATCCTCCCGCCTTACGAGAAGGCAAAATAG
- the LOC109750842 gene encoding serine carboxypeptidase 1-like, producing MGTITAAGFHVLFLIPIIALHAHASSQEAHLTEFLLSRKSRSSSGSTISDSIFHGGSVPVITNSLRTDEYPNSDRALKAADKIPVLPGQPEGVDFDQYAGPWMLVAGLGSDARIGSFPEYKARGLYIAGESYAGHYVPQLAAAILAHNNNNNTGVMLNLKGILVGNPLLDVVKNKRGRYEYLWNHGVISDEVWADISSHCSFNGSSYGGMCDEAISKSNYTHRDLDMYNIYAPTCITSDNGSYYSSSQLPGYDPCDEVATFAYLNRPAVQRALHARETKWRGCNRTFIGFKDSPDSMVPTLKWLIDHGLPIWLFSGDFDSICPFTGTRYTVRDLKLSITEPKSRKAYCLLLVPLRSTQGVGESQDLEAPRQDELGVQLALCLTVGWMLTQVPDDVIAAC from the exons ATGGGCACTATTACTGCTGCTGGATTCCACGTTTTATTTCTCATTCCCATAATTGCATTGCACGCCCATGCATCATCTCAGGAGGCCCATCTCACAGAATTCCTCTTATCTAGAAAATCCAGAAGTAGCAGCGGCAGCACAATTAGTGATTCTATTTTCCATGGCGGATCTGTTCCCGTAATCACCAACAGCCTCCGAACAGATGAGTACCCCAACTCCGACCGCGCTCTAAAGGCGGCCGACAAGATCCCGGTGCTGCCGGGGCAGCCGGAAGGCGTCGACTTCGACCAGTACGCCGG GCCCTGGATGCTCGTCGCTGGGCTTGGGAGCGATGCGAGAATTGGGTCCTTTCCCGAGTACAAGGCGCGCGGCCTCTACATCGCCGGTGAGAGCTACGCCGGCCACTACGTGCCCCAGCTCGCCGCCGCCATCTTAgcccacaacaacaacaacaacacggGCGTCATGCTAAATCTCAAGGGCATCTTGGTCGGCAACCCGTTGTTGGACGTCGTGAAGAACAAGAGAGGGCGCTACGAGTACCTGTGGAACCACGGGGTGATCTCCGACGAGGTCTGGGCCGATATCTCCAGCCACTGCAGCTTCAACGGCTCCTCCTATGGTGGTATGTGCGATGAAGCTATTAGTAAATCCAACTATACGCATAGGGACCTCGACATGTACAACATATACGCTCCCACCTGCATCACCAGCGACAACGGCTCCTACTATTCTAGCAGCCAA tTACCTGGGTATGATCCGTGCGATGAAGTGGCTACCTTTGCCTACCTGAATCGTCCCGCGGTGCAGAGGGCTCTGCACGCCAGAGAAACGAAATGGCGTGGCTGCAATAG AACCTTTATAGGTTTCAAGGACTCGCCAGATAGCATGGTACCAACCTTGAAATGGCTAATCGACCACGGCTTGCCCATATGGCTGTTCAG CGGGGATTTTGACTCTATTTGCCCCTTCACCGGCACGAGGTACACGGTCCGGGATCTCAAACTGTCCATCACCGAGCCCAAAAGCCGCAAGGCCTATTGTTTGTTGTTGGTGCCATTGAGGTCGACCCAAGGTGTCGGGGAGAGCCAAGATTTGGAAGCACCACGGCAAGACGAGCTGGGCGTGCAGCTCGCGCTTTGTTTGACTGTTGGCTGGATGCTCACCCAGGTTCCAGATGATGTGATTGCTGCATGTTGA
- the LOC109750835 gene encoding cationic amino acid transporter 2, vacuolar, with translation MALQIGGGGGFRSLMRRKPVDSDRARAEGQQLAKELNILELVAIGVGSTIGAGVYVLVGTVAREHAGPALAVSFLIAGIAAALSAFCYAELASRCPSAGSAYHYSYICIGEGVAWLIGWSLVLEYTLGGSAVARGISPNLALCFGGPDSLPWILARHQLPWFDVIVDPCAAALVLAVTALLCLGIKESSFVQAIVTIMNACVMLFVIIAGCYIGFQIGWEGYKVTDGYFPYGVNGVLAGSATVFFAYIGFDTVASTAEEVKNPQRDLPLGIGAALSICCLLYMMVAVVIVGIVPYFAMDPDTPISSAFAKHGMQWAMYVVTSGAVLALCSTLMGSLLPQPRILMTMARDGLLPSFFSDVNKHTQVPVKGTIVAGICAAALAFFMDVSQLAGMVSVGTLLAFTIVAVSILILRYVPPEEVPLSSSRRESMGLNQEYDEEKGRDPLGDDICDTSQIKDLIATEAMKDPLLEKQHKGKMDEMKRRKIAAFSIGSVCLGVLVLTASASATWLPFLPLCIGCIVGGVLLIPGLVVLCCIDQDDGRHSFGHSGGFMCPFVPFLPVVCILINTYLLINLGGDAWIRVGIWLLIGVLVYIFYGRTRSSLVDVVYVPVAKTDLRRSSSGFMS, from the exons ATGGCATTGCAgattggcggcggcggcgggttccGGAGCCTGATGCGCCGGAAGCCGGTCGACTCCGACAGGGCCCGCGCCGAGGGCCAGCAGCTCGCCAAGGAGCTCAACATCCTCGAGCTCGTTGCGATCG GGGTTGGTTCGACAATTGGAGCTGGAGTATATGTTCTTGTCGGAACAGTTGCCAGGGAGCATGCTGGTCCAGCATTGGCAGTTTCATTCCTGATAGCTGGGATAGCTGCTGCACTTTCAGCATTCTGTTATGCCGAGCTTGCTAGCCGTTGCCCCTCTGCTGGAAGCGCGTATCATTATTCATATATCTGCATCGGCGAAGG TGTTGCCTGGCTGATTGGCTGGTCTTTGGTGCTGGAATATACTCTTGGCGGATCTGCTGTTGCCCGTGGCATATCCCCCAATTTA GCCTTGTGTTTTGGAGGACCAGATAGCTTGCCATGGATATTAGCACGGCATCAACTTCCATGGTTTGACGTTATTGTTGATCCCTGTGCTGCTGCTCTTGTTCTTGCTGTCACTGCTTTATTATGCCTAGGGATAAAAGAG AGCTCATTTGTACAAGCAATTGTGACGATTATGAATGCTTGTGTGATGCTATTTGTAATCATAGCTGGTTGTTATATTGGCTTCCAGATTGGATGGGAGGGCTATAAGGTTACTGACGG GTATTTTCCATACGGAGTAAATGGAGTGCTTGCTGGATCAGCAACTGTTTTCTTTGCATACATAGGCTTTGACACAGTAGCGAGTACTGCCGAGGAG GTGAAGAACCCACAACGAGATCTACCTCTGGGAATAGGAGCAGCATTGTCTATTTGCTGTTTGTTGTACATGATGGTCGCTGTTGTTATTGTTGGGATTGTACCGTATTTTGCTATGGACCCAGATACACCTATTTCATCCGCCTTTGCAAAACATGGAATGCAGTGGGCAAT gtATGTCGTGACAAGTGGTGCTGTTCTTGCACTGTGTTCAACCTTGATGGGCTCACTTCTTCCACAG CCTAGAATACTGATGACCATGGCAAGAGATGGACTGCTGCCGTCTTTCTTCTCCGATGTGAACAAGCACACACAAGTACCTGTCAAGGGCACAATTGTGGCTGGTATCTGTGCTGCTGCTCTTGCCTTTTTCATGGATGTTTCTCAATTGGCAGGAATG GTCAGTGTAGGCACACTCCTCGCGTTCACCATAGTGGCAGTATCGATCTTGATACTCAGATATGTTCCTCCAGAGGAGGTCCCTCTATCATCATCTCGGCGAGAATCAATGGGTTTGAACCAAGAATATGATGAGGAAAAGGGTAGGGATCCACTTGGGGATGACATCTGCGACACATCTCAAATAAAGGATTTGATTGCGACAGAAGCAATGAAGGACCCTCTTCTCGAGAAGCAACACAAAG GCAAGATGGATGAGATGAAGCGTCGAAAGATAGCTGCTTTCAGCATAGGATCTGTTTGTCTAGGAGTTCTGGTCCTCACGGCTTCAGCTTCTGCCACATGGCTACCTTT CCTACCGCTTTGCATTGGTTGCATTGTTGGTGGTGTGCTCCTTATACCTGGTCTTGTTGTACTCTGCTGCATTGACCAAGATGATGGCAGGCACTCTTTTGGTCATTCTGGAG GATTCATGTGCCCGTTTGTTCCGTTTCTACCTGTCGTGTGCATCCTCATAAATACTTATCTGTTGATAAACCTGGG CGGAGATGCATGGATAAGAGTCGGCATATGGCTGCTGATAGGTGTTCTCGTTTACATTTTCTACGGACGAACCCGCAGCTCGCTAGTCGACGTTGTATATGTCCCTGTGGCCAAGACCGATCTACGCAGGAGTTCATCTGGTTTCATGTCCTAG
- the LOC109750836 gene encoding uncharacterized protein, which yields MAPAAAAAPAPAATACSSSASSARPPSTASSSSQSSPRRAVPALLLFTSLAALLILSSGEAHDADADAASGRPLKDVSLENPEVTFAPSSMGGIFCERIRISGMPRWQFQSYANQIHVRMNVSHSMPEKFHWKIQICFHGNASTGLCQCEMGEWQVLQGGMWNAVKSPYVSRYVDVKLTDKKSTVFSLSIQEELQKWRLACLGIGFVLLFLSPIVSKWAPFYYSSSMALGILLVVLIVLFQGMKLLPMGKKGLFYLTIYGSVLGVGSYAAHYFSSMVASILENFGLSEEMHNPVSIFLLVAVVLTGAGFGYWMVRRFIISKDGSVDAGIAQFVKWAMRVVSMFFVMQSTLDPILASAALAASWWICSVLTAKKVHKPTAPKRKQSNVPSHPRFTQVSPNTRQVQFLSPSSGAGTGRATTTQYGWNNLANGGLVPSALGKRVAPNQDEDYYSTFHNIEPRRYSKREWEEFTEESTRNALMEHTATPEFAQWAADNAHRLRVERDDASEDESIESSSSSSEEAEKSGKASGLLSRFM from the exons ATGGCCCCCGCCGCAGCcgccgcgccggcgccggccgccaCCGCCTGCTCCTCGTCGGCGAGCTCCGCGCGCCCGccctccaccgcctcctcctcctcccagtCGTCGCCCAGGCGCGCGGTCCCGGCGCTCCTCCTCTTCACCTCCCTCGCCgccctcctcatcctctcctccGGCGAGgcccacgacgccgacgccgacgccgcgtCCGGCCGCCCCCTCAAAG ATGTCAGCTTGGAAAATCCGGAGGTGACTTTTGCTCCCTCATCCATGGGTGGAATCTTTTGTGAGCGAATCCGCATTTCTGGAATGCCAAGGTGGCAGTTTCAAAGCTACGCAAATCAAATACATGTTAGAATGAATGTTTCTCATTCAATGCCAGAAAAGTTCCATTGGAAAATACAGATTTGCTTTCATGG GAATGCTTCTACGGGTCTGTGCCAATGTGAGATGGGTGAATGGCAAGTTCTGCAAGGTGGCATGTGGAACGCAGTGAAGTCTCCATATGTCAGCAGATATGTTGATGTGAAACTGACTGATAAGAAATCTACTGTCTTCAGCCTTTCCATTCAGGAAG AGCTTCAGAAGTGGCGTTTAGCTTGCCTTGGTATTGGATTTGTCCTGTTATTCCTGTCACCCATCGTTAGTAAATGGGCACCTTTTTACTATAGCAGCTCTATGGCACTTGGAATCCTGCTTGTGGTGCTGATTGTCCTTTTCCAG GGGATGAAACTGCTACCAATGGGCAAAAAAGGTTTATTTTACCTTACAATTTATGGATCTGTG TTGGGTGTTGGCTCCTACGCTGCACACTACTTCTCCTCAATGGTTGCCTCTATTCTGGAAAACTTTGGCTTGAGTGAGGAGATGCACAACCCT GTGTCAATCTTTCTGCTGGTAGCAGTTGTCTTGACTGGAGCTGGTTTTGGCTATTGGATGGTGAGGAGATTTATCATTTCAAAAGATGGCAGTGTTGATGCCGGGATAGCACAGTTTGTGAAGTGGGCTATGCGTGTTGTTTCAATGTTCTTTGTTATGCAG AGCACACTGGACCCTATTCTAGCATCGGCTGCTCTAGCTGCTAGCTGGTGGATTTGCTCTGTACTGACAGCAAAGAAAGTTCACAAGCCAACAGCACC GAAGCGAAAACAATCAAATGTTCCTTCTCATCCAAGGTTTACTCAAGTATCACCCAACACTCGCCAGGTCCAGTTCTTAAGTCCATCATCAGGGGCGGGTACTGGAAGAGCCACAACAACACAGTATGGTTGGAACAATTTAGCCAATGGAG GTCTGGTCCCGTCAGCACTAGGAAAGAGGGTAGCACCCAATCAAGATGAAGACTACTACTCCACCTTCCACAACATCGAACCACGGAGATACTCAAAGAGAGAATGGGAGGAGTTCACCGAGGAATCGACCAGAAACGCACTGATGGAACACACAGCCACCCCAGAGTTCGCCCAATGGGCTGCTGACAATGCTCACCGGTTGCGGGTGGAGCGGGACGACGCCTCCGAGGACGAGTCGATCGAGAGCTCCTCAAGCTCTTCCGAAGAAGCCGAGAAAAGCGGAAAAGCTTCCGGTCTGTTGAGCAGGTTTATGTGA